In Acropora palmata chromosome 7, jaAcrPala1.3, whole genome shotgun sequence, one genomic interval encodes:
- the LOC141887171 gene encoding uncharacterized protein LOC141887171, whose translation MYGGPVAINTHLGWVLSGPVYESRQMLVESSTHLSHTHVLRLDTEQKEENCPLKQELSRFWDIESLGIIPESEDAVYERFLNQVQMKDARYEVSLPWKEMHPALPDNYSLSYSRLASLIGRLRKSPEVLREYDSVIKDQQSRGIVETVTSDDATHVHYLPHREVVRSDKQTTKLRIVFDASAKRDGPSLNDCLHAGPPLTPLLMDIMMRFRCHQIALVGDIEKAFLMVGVNEADRDVLRFLWVKDPFSSEPKVEIKRFTRLVFGVSSSPFLLNATLRHHMSKYALCDPEFVKKFLEALYVDDLSTGDRNVEETYQLFLKSKLRMLEAGFNMGKWSSNSKELIEKIKASEYGRGVEPINRLSELEEDEETYASATLGSNHEVNEEQEHKVLGVTWNHDTDELRIDLSDIVKFSEKLSVTKRTVLKVTAQVYDPLGWISPILIEMKLLFQKLCQSKEDWDEELSPDMRERYDKWMSELRKVGGIRIPRCYFRENDHTPVSIEIHGFSDASSYAYATVVYLRVEVEGNVKSVLVASKTRVAPLSGQTIPRLELLGAVILARLVKHVVDALSGTLRIDRVHCWVDSTAVLYWIIGKKKQWKQFVQNRILEIRSLVGPSCWSYCPTSVNPADLPSRGMKASDLAVSDEWWNGPMFLSLPEQQWPARPDTSLIEECVLSENKGELKKEAVPVSTNLVSESEEKTSLSECIGLEHFSSKKKLFRVTAYVMRFISRLKEKIRNTRNIQNFPDQSLSVEKVKAAELLWIREVQKSIVYGDKFNQQKLSLGLFLDYKGIYRCRGRLENSALPYQAKYPALLPSKHHLTSLIVHECHDNVKHRGVKDTLTELRSRYWMPKGRRVVKTLLRKCTVCSRIQGRPYSAPAAPDLPGFRVENSYPFANTGVDFAGPLYVKNVWWRVKDAQGLHSVVHVR comes from the coding sequence ATGTATGGGGGACCAGTTGCGATTAATACTCATCTGGGATGGGTCTTATCAGGCCCCGTTTATGAGTCACGGCAGATGTTGGTTGAATCTTCTACCCACCTGAGCCACACCCATGTGTTGAGGCTGGACACTgaacaaaaagaagagaacTGTCCCTTGAAACAGGAACTTTCTAGGTTCTGGGATATCGAGTCCTTGGGAATCATCCCTGAGAGTGAAGATGCAGTTTACGAAAGGTTTTTGAACCAGGTTCAGATGAAGGACGCACGCTATGAGGTCTCACTTCCTTGGAAAGAAATGCACCCTGCCTTACCTGACAATTACAGCTTGAGTTATTCCCGTTTGGCTTCGCTGATTGGACGTTTGAGGAAGAGTCCTGAAGTTCTGCGCGAGTACGATAGTGTGATCAAGGATCAACAATCCAGAGGCATTGTAGAAACTGTCACTTCAGATGATGCCACGCATGTTCACTATTTGCCTCACCGAGAAGTTGTCCGATCAGACAAGCAGACCACAAAACTCCGGATTGTTTTTGATGCCTCTGCAAAAAGGGATGGCCCATCCCTGAATGACTGTCTGCACGCTGGACCGCCTCTGACGCCACTGCTCATGGATATCATGATGAGGTTCCGTTGTCATCAGATTGCCCTCGTTGGAGATATAGAAAAGGCTTTCTTGATGGTTGGTGTTAACGAGGCAGACCGCGATGTATTACGTTTTCTGTGGGTGAAAGATCCATTTTCCAGTGAACCGAAAGTAGAGATAAAGAGGTTCACCCGCTTGGTGTTCGGTGTGTCGTCCAGTCCCTTTCTACTGAATGCCACTCTACGACACCACATGAGCAAGTATGCGCTTTGTGATCCTGAGTTTGTGAAAAAGTTCCTGGAGGCCTTGTATGTGGATGACCTCTCCACTGGAGACAGAAACGTGGAAGAAACTTATCAGTTGTTTTTGAAGTCAAAGTTGAGAATGTTAGAGGCTGGTTTCAACATGGGGAAATGGTCATCCAATTCAAAGGAGCTGATTGAGAAGATCAAGGCTTCCGAGTACGGGAGGGGAGTGGAGCCCATCAATCGACTGAGTGAActagaagaagacgaagaaacCTATGCTAGCGCGACTCTGGGAAGTAATCATGAAGTCAATGAAGAACAAGAGCATAAAGTACTAGGAGTCACATGGAACCATGATACTGATGAGCTGAGAATTGATTTGAGCGACATAGTCAAGTTCTCTGAAAAATTGTCTGTTACTAAACGAACTGTACTCAAAGTAACTGCACAGGTTTATGACCCCCTGGGCTGGATTTCACCAATCCTGATCGAGATGAAGCTCCTGTTTCAGAAGCTTTGCCAGAGTAAAGAAGACTGGGACGAGGAATTAAGTCCAGACATGAGGGAACGTTATGACAAGTGGATGTCAGAGCTGCGCAAGGTGGGCGGTATCAGAATCCCGAGATGTTACTTCAGAGAGAATGACCATACGCCGGTGTCCATAGAGATTCATGGGTTTAGTGATGCATCGTCATACGCTTATGCAACTGTTGTGTACTTGAGGGTTGAGGTGGAAGGCAACGTGAAATCAGTATTGGTGGCTTCAAAAACAAGAGTAGCGCCGCTTAGTGGACAGACGATACCTAGACTAGAGTTGTTAGGTGCCGTAATTCTTGCGAGATTGGTGAAGCATGTAGTAGATGCCCTTTCAGGAACTTTAAGAATCGACAGGGTACATTGCTGGGTGGACTCCACTGCAGTTCTCTATTGGATTATTGGCAAGAAGAAACAATGGAAACAGTTTGTGCAGAACCGAATCCTAGAGATTAGAAGTCTTGTTGGTCCCTCGTGTTGGAGCTACTGCCCCACCAGTGTTAATCCGGCCGATTTGCCCTCCAGAGGAATGAAGGCCTCAGATCTTGCTGTAAGCGATGAGTGGTGGAACGGTCCCATGTTCCTTTCACTTCCTGAACAACAGTGGCCAGCAAGGCCAGATACCAGTTTGATTGAAGAGTGTGTGCTTAGTGAGAACAAAGGCGAATTGAAGAAGGAAGCTGTACCAGTCAGTACAAATCTTGTGTCTGAGTCGGAGGAGAAAACAAGTTTGAGTGAGTGCATTGGTCTAGAACACTTTAGCAGTAAGAAGAAACTCTTCCGAGTCACTGCATATGTCATGAGGTTTATTTCaagattgaaagaaaagatcagGAACACAAGGAACATTCAAAACTTCCCTGACCAGTCGCTATCCGTCGAGAAAGTAAAAGCAGCAGAGTTGTTGTGGATTCGAGAAGTGCAGAAGTCGATAGTTTATGGTGACAAGTTTAACCAGCAGAAATTGTCTCTTGGGTTGTTCCTGGACTACAAAGGAATCTATCGTTGCAGAGGAAGATTGGAGAATTCTGCATTGCCATATCAAGCAAAGTATCCAGCACTACTACCTTCAAAACACCACCTGACGTCATTGATTGTTCACGAATGTCATGACAATGTGAAACATCGAGGTGTTAAGGATACATTGACTGAGCTTCGGTCGCGTTACTGGATGCCCAAAGGAAGACGGGTAGTGAAAACCCTGCTCCGGAAATGCACTGTATGCTCAAGGATACAGGGGAGGCCATACAGTGCCCCTGCTGCTCCTGACCTTCCTGGATTTAGAGTAGAGAACAGTTATCCGTTTGCAAACACTGGGGTGGATTTTGCCGGTCCACTTTACGTGAAGAATGTTTGGTGGAGAGTCAAAGATGCACAAGGTCTACATAGCGTTGTACACGTGCGCTAG
- the LOC141887169 gene encoding uncharacterized protein LOC141887169: MVRCTKGCLKKTLGSARLTYEELLTVLTEVEGVLNSRPLTYVYGDDIEEPLTPSHLMIGRRLLSRNPNTAPAGGSCSSSVTEVARRAKYLKSLLDHFWNRWQKEYVTELRQFHQYAVNNRGACLQKESSDKEGDVVIVIDEKRPRNTWKLGRVKKLVKGRDGKTRGAVVETVADNQNRLIEISRAVQHLVPVECKEQGTCQQSQPGAGETRTRRQAAIISDIRRRCLR; the protein is encoded by the coding sequence ATGGTCCGATGTACAAAAGGCTGTTTGAAGAAAACCCTTGGTTCTGCCCGACTAACGTATGAAGAGTTACTTACAGTCCTCACGGAAGTCGAAGGTGTTTTGAACTCAAGACCGCTCACCTACGTCTATGGCGACGATATTGAAGAGCCCCTGACGCCGTCTCATTTGATGATCGGGAGAAGGTTGCTGTCCAGAAATCCGAATACAGCACCAGCTGGAGGATCCTGCTCAAGCAGTGTTACCGAAGTTGCAAGGAGAGCTAAGTACCTCAAGTCGCTTCTGGACCATTTTTGGAATAGATGGCAGAAAGAGTACGTCACTGAGCTCCGGCAGTTCCACCAGTACGCGGTAAACAACAGGGGAGCGTGTCTGCAGAAAGAATCATCTGACAAGGAAGGCGACGTTGTTATCGTAATAGACGAAAAACGCCCCCGAAATACATGGAAATTGGGTCGTGTAAAGAAACTGGTGAAAGGGAGGGACGGCAAAACACGTGGAGCAGTAGTGGAGACTGTTGCAGATAACCAGAATCGACTGATCGAGATTAGCCGAGCAGTTCAGCACCTTGTACCAGTAGAGTGTAAGGAGCAAGGCACTTGTCAGCAGAGCCAGCCGGGTGCAGGAGAAACGAGAACAAGAAGACAAGCCGCAATCATCAGTGACATTAGGAGACGGTGTTTGCGATAA